One Ignavibacterium sp. DNA segment encodes these proteins:
- the rpmD gene encoding 50S ribosomal protein L30, protein MGKIKITQTRSVIDRPKNQKATIEALGLGRPNWQKIHNDTPQIRGMIKKVVHLVKVEELKD, encoded by the coding sequence ATGGGAAAAATTAAAATAACACAAACAAGAAGCGTGATTGATAGACCAAAAAATCAAAAAGCTACTATTGAAGCTTTAGGATTAGGAAGACCAAATTGGCAAAAAATTCATAATGATACTCCGCAAATAAGAGGTATGATTAAGAAAGTAGTTCATCTAGTAAAAGTTGAAGAATTAAAAGATTAA